Genomic window (Marinobacter fonticola):
GGAATGTCGCCACTCTGGATCTGGCGACTGAAACCGTGGACGTTGCTGCGCAGGGGCGTCTGGAGACTCGCGGGGACTGGCCGCTGAACCTGGACGTCGAGGTGGGCCTGCCGGCTCCGGAAGGCGAGTTGAACCTTGATCTGAACTTGGCGGGCAGCGCGCGCGACTTACGCTTGAAGGGCACCAGCTCGGGTTATCTCGATGCGCGTCTAAGTGCCGAGGCACAGCCTTTCGAACCCGGTATCCCTGCCGAGGTTCAACTCAGCAGCGAGCGCTTCGTGCCCCTCGCCAGCCTGCCTGAAACCTTGGTGCTGAATCAGTGGACGCTAGAGCTGGACGGCAATCTGGAGGACGGCTTTAAACTGAACACCCAGGCCAGCCTTCCGGGCACAGCGGGGCCCGTGGCGCTGGATTTGCGGGGCCGGGTGTATACCGACCGGGCGCGAAATATCCGCTTGCGTTTGACCGGTCCGGACCATACCGGCGCCTCTCCGCAAGCGGTCGAGCTGGCCGGCCAGGTGCAATGGCTTGAGACTCTCGCCGCCGAAGGGCAGCTCACGCTGAACCGTTTTCCCTGGTACAGCCTGTTGCCGGAGATGAGTGCGCCGCCGGTCCAATTGCAGACTTTGTCTGCCGACTTCAACTACGACAACGAGCGTTACAGCGCACATCTCGAAGGTCAGGCCGAAGGACCCGCGGGGCCCACCGACTTTGGGCTGGATGCCGAGGGCGACATGGCTCAAGTCACTGTCTCCAACGTGGCCGTCAACACGGGTGCCGGAGGGGTTAACGGCAAGGCGACCATCGACTTTGCAGACGTTTTGGCCTGGGATGGGGCGTTCCAGCTCAATCAATTCGACCCGGGGTATTGGGTTCCGGCGCTGCAAGGCGCGCTGAATGGCCGGATTTCGAGTGTCGGATCACTGCCGCCGTCCGGTCCGGAACTCACGGGTGATTGGGCGTTGACGGGGGAATGGCAAGGCAACCCGCTGGAAACGGAGGGCCACGTAGAGGGCGCCGAGAGCGCTTGGGTCTTAAAACCGTTCAATCTCAGTGTGGGCGAAAACCAAATCACGGCGTCTGGACGCTGGGCGGACCAGTTGCAGGCAGATTTCGAGCTGGCAATGCCCAAACTGGACCAGCTTTGGCCAGGACTGGTAGGACGTCTCAATGGCAAGGGCGCGGTTTCCGGGACCCTGGAGGCCCCCGCTGGCCAGTTGAACCTGACCGGTACGGACGTCGCCTGGCAAGATTTCATGCTGTCCCAACTGCAGCTTGAGGCCTCGGTTGAAGAGGGTGAGCGTCTCGATGCCAACCTCAGCACCCGTGGCGTGAGAGCCGGGGAGCAGGTTATCGGCGAGATCGATGTTGCCCTCAACGGCACCCGGGGCAGCCATCGTCTTAGCCTTGATCTCGATAACCCCGAAGTGCAGTTTCAGGCCGCGCTGGAAGGCGGGCTGGGCGATATCTGGTCAGGTGTCCTGGCTAGCGCACAGGTGCAATCCGCCGGTCAGTCATGGGCGTTGGATGATCCGGCGTCACTGGACTACACCGGCGCGGGACGTTTGACCCTGGGCGCGCATTGCTGGCGTTGGGAGGCCAGCAGTCTATGTGCTGAAGATCAAGTGCTGCTGCCCACCCAGCAGATCAGCTATCGGCTGGACAGTTTCCCGGTAGACGCCTTGGCTGCTTTGTGGCCGGAAAACTTCCGTTGGCAGGCAAAAATTGACGGCAGTATCGACCTCACCCTCGACGAGAGCGGCCCTAACGGTCGTATCACTCTTGACGCCGGACCCGGACAGGTGGCTATTCTGCAGCAAGAGGACTGGCAGCGGATCGACTACGACGTCCTCTCGGCCGAGATCGGGCTCAAGCCCAACGACGCGACATTGGCGCTGG
Coding sequences:
- a CDS encoding translocation/assembly module TamB domain-containing protein, with the translated sequence MKRVLLWILGSLVALVLLVVLGLYLLLRSETGTAWLIDQVPGLTVEAGQGSVLDRWAAQSLRWQGFGVIAEIDELVFEWSPQCLFQGRLCIDKLLAEKIDITLAPASEETTEDEPFQLPDVNLPVGLSVGEVRLGPLSVDDSEVWQSLTLSVEASGAAWNVATLDLATETVDVAAQGRLETRGDWPLNLDVEVGLPAPEGELNLDLNLAGSARDLRLKGTSSGYLDARLSAEAQPFEPGIPAEVQLSSERFVPLASLPETLVLNQWTLELDGNLEDGFKLNTQASLPGTAGPVALDLRGRVYTDRARNIRLRLTGPDHTGASPQAVELAGQVQWLETLAAEGQLTLNRFPWYSLLPEMSAPPVQLQTLSADFNYDNERYSAHLEGQAEGPAGPTDFGLDAEGDMAQVTVSNVAVNTGAGGVNGKATIDFADVLAWDGAFQLNQFDPGYWVPALQGALNGRISSVGSLPPSGPELTGDWALTGEWQGNPLETEGHVEGAESAWVLKPFNLSVGENQITASGRWADQLQADFELAMPKLDQLWPGLVGRLNGKGAVSGTLEAPAGQLNLTGTDVAWQDFMLSQLQLEASVEEGERLDANLSTRGVRAGEQVIGEIDVALNGTRGSHRLSLDLDNPEVQFQAALEGGLGDIWSGVLASAQVQSAGQSWALDDPASLDYTGAGRLTLGAHCWRWEASSLCAEDQVLLPTQQISYRLDSFPVDALAALWPENFRWQAKIDGSIDLTLDESGPNGRITLDAGPGQVAILQQEDWQRIDYDVLSAEIGLKPNDATLALDFQGGQLGRLDVDLALDPTDDDRTLQGTYALSGLNLAVVEPFAGLESISGTISGEGELSGPLLNPEVYGVVRLNNGQVLDAAIPMPLEDIDVEVKLNGRQANIAGTVRPNDRSQATLDGQVDWSTQTPSFALQLKGERLPLLYEPYAQLEMSPNLSLSLKDQQLTVSGRIEVPRGRIEVRELPPQAVSVSDDEVIVGTEQEVASGPQLSMDVTVVVGQDEVTFEGFGVTGDLKGELRIGNNLDTRGALQLVDGTYEAYGQELEIRRARLLFVGPISQPYIDIEAVRSVDNVVAGIRLSGPAAEPEAEVFSEPSMPQQEALSYVILGRPLRSSGDQGQVGQAALSLGLARTNDLTRGIGEEFGIKDLRLEAEGSGEDASVVASGYITDDLSVRYGVGVFDPITTVALRYDLGRYFYLEAASGLAASLDLFYTRDF